The following are encoded together in the Candidatus Tumulicola sp. genome:
- a CDS encoding multicopper oxidase domain-containing protein: MKRSVLSFAVAFAMLAGCNGGSSGPSALVPPATGNAFGVTNGRTNPDVDVNELPQPPTVSSVNGIAKLDLVTTINPATGFPGFDYQGQHNVIPTIRVNPGDTIVVNVDNEMQPVKGSMSDDINLHFHGLVVSPNAPGDDVLDTMAGPGQKLHYVVHVPKWQEPGLYWYHPHIHGVVNYQVGEGGMSGAIIVNGLERHIPALAKMKERLIIVRSTGIGNTIQPNPGSPTEMDGMQGMDSDDSDPSMQADARPNHSNKTPCGPDTGLTTTLNGALHPDITIAPGEQQFFRVVNASGHKTLKLEIDGESLQLVAVDGYALDSYPGTPSTITEKYIIVPAAARAEFVVTGPASGSAKFRSDCYDTGPNGDPDPGLVLGNLTPPKHRGGMQHPMALTVAPGTLPDNAYSSALPAPSVTRRVVFSEGPVHFFINGKYFKPNDQPMFTAKVGTIEHWHIINVTKEIHDFHIHQIHFLVTSINGVKVQHPYWADSVIIPHRSKRGLNGTPGYIDALLDFRDKNIKGTFVFHCHIVDHEDSGMMAKIQVI; this comes from the coding sequence ATGAAACGAAGCGTACTTTCTTTTGCGGTGGCGTTCGCAATGTTAGCCGGCTGCAACGGCGGATCGAGCGGACCCAGCGCCCTCGTCCCACCGGCCACCGGAAACGCGTTCGGCGTTACCAACGGTCGCACGAACCCGGATGTCGACGTCAATGAGCTGCCGCAGCCGCCTACCGTGAGTTCGGTCAATGGCATCGCGAAGCTCGACCTCGTCACGACCATCAATCCGGCTACCGGATTTCCGGGATTCGACTATCAGGGACAGCACAACGTCATCCCGACGATCCGAGTCAATCCCGGCGACACGATCGTGGTCAACGTCGACAACGAAATGCAGCCCGTCAAAGGGAGCATGTCCGACGACATCAACTTGCACTTTCACGGACTCGTCGTTTCGCCGAACGCTCCGGGCGACGACGTGCTCGACACGATGGCCGGACCCGGACAGAAGCTGCACTATGTCGTGCACGTCCCGAAGTGGCAAGAGCCGGGACTTTATTGGTATCACCCGCATATTCACGGTGTCGTAAACTATCAGGTCGGCGAAGGCGGAATGTCCGGCGCGATCATCGTTAACGGCTTAGAGCGCCACATTCCGGCGCTCGCCAAAATGAAAGAACGCCTGATCATCGTGCGCTCGACCGGCATCGGTAACACGATACAGCCGAACCCGGGCAGCCCGACTGAAATGGACGGCATGCAAGGCATGGATTCGGACGATAGCGATCCGTCGATGCAGGCCGACGCGCGTCCCAACCACAGCAATAAAACGCCCTGCGGTCCCGATACGGGTTTGACGACCACCCTTAACGGCGCTTTGCATCCCGACATTACGATCGCACCGGGAGAGCAGCAGTTCTTCCGCGTGGTCAACGCGTCCGGCCACAAGACGTTGAAGCTCGAGATCGACGGGGAATCGCTGCAACTCGTTGCGGTCGACGGTTACGCCCTCGACAGCTATCCGGGAACGCCTTCGACGATCACCGAGAAGTACATCATCGTTCCGGCGGCCGCACGTGCCGAATTCGTCGTCACCGGTCCGGCTAGCGGAAGCGCAAAGTTCCGCAGCGATTGCTACGACACCGGACCCAATGGCGATCCAGATCCGGGGCTCGTGTTGGGCAACCTCACCCCGCCGAAGCATCGGGGTGGGATGCAGCATCCGATGGCGCTAACCGTCGCCCCGGGCACGCTTCCGGACAATGCGTATTCGTCGGCGCTCCCGGCCCCGTCGGTCACGCGGCGAGTGGTGTTTAGCGAAGGTCCGGTGCATTTCTTCATTAACGGCAAGTACTTCAAACCCAACGATCAGCCGATGTTCACGGCCAAGGTCGGAACGATCGAGCACTGGCATATCATCAACGTTACCAAGGAGATTCACGACTTTCACATCCACCAAATTCACTTCTTGGTCACCTCGATTAACGGCGTTAAGGTGCAACATCCGTACTGGGCGGATAGCGTCATCATCCCGCATCGCAGCAAGCGGGGTCTCAACGGCACGCCGGGCTATATCGATGCGTTGCTGGATTTCCGCGATAAAAACATCAAAGGTACGTTCGTCTTCCATTGCCACATCGTCGACCACGAAGATAGCGGCATGATGGCGAAGATCCAAGTCATCTAG
- a CDS encoding ABC transporter permease — protein sequence MTYAVTHFGKIAWLTLAHAELVFVSLAAASLIAVPLGVWAARRPHAGVWILGTLGALYTIPSLALLALLVQAVGLGFSPIFAALVVYAQFMLARSVAVGIRGVDPAQRDAANGLGMSPMQRLVRVEFPLALPIVLSGVRVAAIAAIAIATLGGYVGGGGLGVLIFNGLTLHQPAMIVSGSIAASVLAILTDGTLRFAERAVRT from the coding sequence ATGACGTACGCAGTCACCCATTTCGGAAAAATCGCCTGGCTGACGCTCGCGCATGCCGAGCTAGTATTCGTTTCGCTCGCTGCAGCTTCGCTGATCGCGGTACCGCTTGGCGTGTGGGCGGCGCGCCGTCCGCACGCGGGCGTCTGGATTCTCGGGACGCTCGGAGCGCTGTACACCATTCCCAGCCTGGCATTGTTGGCGCTGCTGGTGCAAGCGGTCGGTTTAGGCTTTTCGCCGATTTTCGCGGCGCTGGTCGTGTACGCGCAGTTCATGCTGGCGCGCAGCGTTGCGGTCGGTATCCGCGGCGTCGACCCGGCGCAACGCGACGCTGCAAACGGCCTCGGGATGTCGCCGATGCAGCGTCTCGTTCGCGTCGAATTTCCGCTCGCGTTACCGATCGTACTTTCGGGCGTGCGCGTCGCGGCCATCGCCGCGATCGCGATCGCGACGTTAGGCGGTTACGTCGGCGGCGGCGGATTAGGCGTCTTAATTTTTAACGGGCTGACGTTACATCAGCCCGCTATGATCGTTAGCGGCAGCATTGCCGCTTCGGTGCTCGCGATTCTTACGGACGGCACGCTTCGATTTGCAGAGCGCGCCGTCCGGACGTAA
- a CDS encoding ATP-binding cassette domain-containing protein translates to MSAADILFEDVRVRYAGSETFAVDGVTLSVEAGELVVLLGPSGCGKSTLLRTVNRLVTPYGGRVLVGDKDVASLDAVELRRSIGYAIQAVGLFAHMTVAENVAIVPTLLGWSRADIDARVDELLLLIDLAPQTFRNRRPRELSGGQAQRVGVARAIAGKPGVLLMDEPFGAVDAIVRQSLQRELVRIVRTLKTTTLFVTHDVSEALLLADRVVVMREGRVEQSAPPDELLDAPATQYVRDLVRAGDDVYRRYYLHLRDELR, encoded by the coding sequence GTGAGCGCGGCCGATATTCTGTTCGAAGACGTGCGCGTGCGCTATGCGGGCAGCGAAACGTTTGCAGTCGACGGGGTGACCCTATCGGTCGAAGCCGGCGAGCTCGTGGTGTTACTCGGTCCATCCGGTTGCGGCAAATCGACATTGCTGCGAACCGTCAATCGTCTTGTGACGCCGTACGGCGGCCGGGTGCTGGTAGGCGATAAGGACGTCGCGTCGCTCGATGCGGTCGAATTGCGCCGAAGCATCGGCTACGCGATTCAGGCCGTCGGTTTGTTCGCACACATGACGGTCGCGGAGAACGTCGCGATCGTGCCGACGCTACTGGGCTGGTCCCGTGCCGACATCGACGCACGAGTCGACGAGCTGTTGCTGTTGATCGATCTGGCACCGCAAACATTTCGCAATCGCCGGCCGCGCGAGCTGTCCGGCGGTCAGGCGCAGCGCGTGGGCGTGGCGCGCGCCATCGCTGGCAAACCGGGCGTGTTGCTGATGGACGAGCCGTTCGGCGCGGTCGACGCGATCGTGCGTCAATCGCTGCAGCGCGAGCTGGTTCGTATCGTGCGCACGCTCAAGACGACGACGCTGTTCGTGACGCACGACGTTTCCGAAGCGCTGCTACTGGCCGATCGCGTCGTGGTGATGCGCGAAGGCCGCGTCGAACAATCGGCTCCGCCGGACGAACTGCTGGACGCGCCGGCGACGCAATACGTGCGCGATCTCGTGCGTGCCGGCGACGACGTCTACCGCCGGTACTATCTACACTTGCGCGACGAGCTGCGATGA